In Candidatus Desulfofervidus auxilii, one genomic interval encodes:
- a CDS encoding tetratricopeptide repeat protein → MIFFFDSCTLKKEYPKLPQENIELIQAKKFMINGNYKAALEKNQKILRTYPEIKDEALFQIGLIYAHPKNPDKNYEKSLKYFQEIIKKFPKSHLKNQAKIWILVLQDIIKKDKKIKEQNEKIKILMQKIFKLEKESKIKDEKIKDLKKQIEKLKEIDLTIEEKKRKSLP, encoded by the coding sequence ATGATTTTTTTCTTTGATTCATGTACTTTAAAAAAAGAATATCCAAAATTGCCACAAGAAAATATTGAGTTAATTCAGGCAAAAAAGTTTATGATAAATGGAAATTATAAAGCTGCATTAGAAAAAAATCAAAAGATTTTAAGAACATATCCTGAAATAAAGGATGAAGCCCTTTTTCAAATAGGCTTGATTTATGCTCATCCTAAAAATCCAGATAAAAATTATGAAAAGTCTTTAAAATATTTTCAAGAAATTATTAAAAAGTTTCCTAAAAGCCATTTGAAAAATCAAGCTAAAATATGGATTCTAGTTTTGCAAGATATTATAAAGAAGGATAAAAAAATTAAAGAACAAAATGAAAAAATTAAAATTTTAATGCAAAAAATTTTCAAATTAGAAAAAGAAAGTAAAATAAAAGATGAAAAAATAAAAGATTTAAAAAAGCAGATAGAAAAATTAAAAGAAATAGATCTAACTATTGAAGAGAAAAAGAGGAAGTCTTTGCCATAG
- a CDS encoding sigma-54 dependent transcriptional regulator has translation MDKILVVDDDLNILRVLKMRLEAEGYSVTTVAEVHEAIELVKEEEFDLALVDLKLTKKNGIELMEDLHRIQPEMPVIILTAYGTIESAVEAMRKGAYSYLTKPFDPRELLLQIKNGIEKSRLSKEVRRLKDIVKERYEFENIVGESEKMKKVLELVSRAAETDSNVYIQGESGTGKELIAKALHLASSRKDGPFVAINCAAIPETLLESELFGFRKGAFTGAFYSKKGIFAQAHGGTIFLDEISEMSLSMQAKLLRVIEEKEFYPVGSEKPIKVDVRIIAASNKDLEKEVQKGNFRKDLFYRIYVIPIKLPPLRERKEDIPLLAKHFLKKFSQKMKKNIKGFSPGALQKMMLYSWPGNVRELENVVECAVAMTTQDIITEDLILPTEPIKETTLKPLKEAKDEFERKYIIQLMEITQGNVTQAAKLARKYRADLYKLLEKYNINPEDFRKKG, from the coding sequence ATGGATAAAATATTAGTGGTGGATGATGACTTAAATATCCTTAGAGTTTTGAAAATGAGGTTAGAAGCTGAGGGTTATTCAGTGACTACTGTTGCTGAAGTTCATGAAGCGATAGAGCTGGTAAAGGAAGAAGAATTTGATTTAGCTTTAGTAGACTTAAAACTTACAAAGAAAAATGGGATTGAGCTTATGGAAGATTTACATCGCATACAACCTGAAATGCCTGTTATTATCCTTACTGCCTATGGTACGATTGAAAGTGCTGTAGAAGCTATGAGAAAAGGAGCTTATAGCTATTTGACAAAACCTTTTGACCCACGCGAGCTTCTTTTACAGATAAAAAATGGAATTGAAAAATCAAGGCTTTCAAAAGAAGTTAGAAGACTAAAGGATATAGTTAAGGAGAGATATGAATTTGAAAATATTGTTGGTGAAAGTGAAAAAATGAAAAAAGTATTAGAATTAGTGTCACGAGCAGCAGAAACAGATTCCAATGTTTATATTCAAGGTGAAAGTGGCACAGGGAAGGAATTAATTGCTAAGGCATTGCATCTGGCTAGCTCAAGAAAAGATGGCCCTTTTGTAGCGATTAATTGTGCAGCCATTCCTGAAACTCTTTTAGAAAGTGAACTATTTGGTTTTAGAAAAGGAGCTTTTACAGGTGCTTTTTACAGTAAAAAAGGAATTTTTGCTCAAGCTCATGGAGGAACAATTTTTTTAGATGAAATATCTGAAATGTCTTTATCTATGCAGGCAAAATTGCTGCGAGTAATAGAGGAAAAAGAATTTTATCCTGTAGGTTCAGAAAAGCCTATAAAAGTAGATGTAAGAATAATTGCTGCTTCAAATAAGGATCTTGAAAAAGAAGTACAAAAAGGGAATTTCCGTAAAGATCTTTTTTATCGTATTTATGTTATTCCCATTAAACTTCCTCCTTTAAGAGAAAGAAAAGAAGATATTCCTCTTTTAGCAAAACATTTTTTAAAAAAATTTTCGCAAAAAATGAAAAAAAATATAAAGGGGTTTTCACCAGGCGCACTTCAAAAAATGATGCTTTATTCTTGGCCAGGAAATGTTAGAGAATTGGAAAATGTTGTAGAATGTGCGGTAGCTATGACTACTCAAGATATAATTACTGAGGATTTAATTCTTCCAACAGAGCCAATAAAAGAGACTACTTTAAAGCCATTAAAAGAGGCAAAAGATGAATTTGAAAGAAAATATATTATTCAACTCATGGAAATTACTCAAGGGAATGTAACACAAGCAGCAAAATTAGCCAGAAAATATAGGGCAGACCTTTATAAACTTCTAGAAAAATACAACATAAATCCAGAGGATTTTAGAAAAAAAGGTTAA
- a CDS encoding HAMP domain-containing histidine kinase, with product MKVTIFKRLVISYLVIILLIIFLGVYTTLRLNQLNQIINYMISVDSVTIKLTEELADAILTQVGFEEKYLISKDKDFYQRFWEIRDYISKNIRKLRYIADTTKKRKLVKEIKKVYDSYLFLFKDALYDSNKEEYQLRKQKIISEISQKLKEIANIARLDRDKKMQMASDISLQVIKVTTITAAIGLIMVILISFFNTRNINRPILLLKEKTKEVARGKFGSPLNISSPPEIKELTNSFNTMCERLKELDEMKKDFISHLSHELRTPLTAIKEASNMLLEGVFKDMPEKQYELFSIIKEECERLINSVNRILDLSRMEAGMMTYNFKTASIIPIIQKSVTKLIPLAQKKKIDIELNLSDKISLTKIDEEKIAQVIENLLDNALKFTLEGGKVIITAMENEKGMIEVSVADTGCGIPKDDLEKVFDKFKRIESGWVAVRGTGLGLSIAKHIITAHGGQIWVKSEPGKGSVFYFTLPVS from the coding sequence ATGAAAGTGACTATCTTTAAAAGACTTGTTATCAGTTATCTAGTAATCATCCTTTTGATTATATTTTTGGGAGTATATACTACATTAAGACTCAATCAACTTAATCAAATTATAAATTATATGATTTCTGTGGATAGCGTTACTATAAAGCTTACAGAAGAATTAGCAGATGCTATACTTACTCAGGTTGGTTTTGAAGAAAAATATTTAATTTCTAAAGATAAAGATTTTTATCAACGTTTTTGGGAAATTAGAGATTATATATCTAAAAATATAAGAAAATTAAGATACATAGCTGATACAACCAAAAAAAGAAAATTAGTTAAAGAAATTAAAAAAGTGTATGATTCTTATCTTTTTTTATTTAAAGATGCCTTATATGATTCAAATAAAGAAGAATATCAATTGAGAAAACAAAAAATAATTAGCGAAATCAGCCAAAAATTGAAAGAAATAGCTAATATTGCTAGATTAGATAGAGATAAAAAAATGCAAATGGCTAGCGATATAAGTCTTCAAGTCATTAAAGTAACAACAATAACTGCAGCTATTGGTTTAATTATGGTAATCTTAATTTCATTTTTTAATACAAGGAATATAAATCGTCCTATTTTGCTTTTAAAAGAAAAAACAAAGGAAGTAGCTAGAGGGAAATTTGGTTCACCATTAAATATTTCTTCACCACCAGAAATAAAAGAATTGACCAATTCATTTAACACTATGTGTGAACGTTTAAAAGAATTGGATGAAATGAAAAAGGATTTTATTAGCCACTTATCTCATGAATTGCGCACCCCTTTAACGGCTATAAAAGAAGCATCTAATATGTTGCTTGAAGGTGTTTTTAAAGATATGCCAGAAAAACAATATGAGCTTTTTTCAATTATAAAAGAAGAATGTGAAAGATTGATAAATTCAGTTAATAGAATTCTTGATCTTTCTCGTATGGAAGCTGGTATGATGACTTATAATTTTAAAACAGCTAGTATTATTCCTATTATTCAAAAAAGTGTTACAAAGTTAATTCCTCTTGCTCAAAAGAAAAAAATTGACATTGAATTAAACCTATCAGATAAAATATCTTTGACAAAAATAGATGAAGAAAAAATAGCTCAAGTTATAGAAAACTTATTAGACAATGCATTAAAATTTACTTTAGAAGGAGGTAAGGTTATTATTACAGCAATGGAAAATGAGAAAGGGATGATAGAAGTATCTGTTGCTGATACTGGTTGTGGTATTCCTAAAGATGATTTGGAAAAAGTTTTTGATAAATTTAAACGAATAGAAAGCGGTTGGGTGGCGGTAAGAGGAACAGGTCTTGGTCTTTCTATCGCCAAGCACATTATAACCGCTCATGGGGGACAAATATGGGTAAAAAGCGAACCAGGCAAAGGAAGTGTTTTTTATTTTACTTTACCTGTATCTTAA
- a CDS encoding sigma-54 dependent transcriptional regulator, producing MSLVLIVKKDKRERIFLMEKLEEKGHRVEEANEIKEAIDKLTEFNVDFIVIDFDILEKNQSSFLKAINQQIPPPYIIVSKKPSQWKEPYVFEAPSLTDVVNTVERICIDECSLFGAEIDYLRHTQKYIYDLDRIVAESPQMKKIISLVKKICPFDTTVLITGETGTGKEVIAGAIHFNSSRRKRAFIKVNCASLPETLLESELFGHEKGAFTGAYKRRIGRFEQANGGTIFLDEIGDMSLSIQAKILRVLQEKEFERLGGDQVIKVDVRILAATNKDLKSLIEEGKFREDLYYRINVVHIHLPPLRERREDILPLAHFFLKRFNFELNKQIKGFSEKAKKIILDYHWPGNVRELENVIERAVLMAEGNIIHAEDLALEYEPFPSLVKKGIKLKEAEKELIIQALEKTNWIQKKAAELLGISKRAIHYKIHKYGITHPRWKKSKSQ from the coding sequence ATGAGTCTTGTATTAATTGTTAAAAAAGATAAAAGAGAGCGCATATTTCTTATGGAAAAATTAGAAGAAAAGGGGCATCGTGTGGAAGAAGCTAATGAGATAAAAGAGGCTATAGACAAACTTACAGAATTTAATGTAGATTTTATTGTGATTGATTTTGATATATTAGAAAAGAATCAATCTTCTTTTTTAAAAGCAATTAATCAACAAATACCTCCCCCTTATATCATTGTCAGTAAAAAGCCTTCACAATGGAAAGAACCTTATGTTTTTGAAGCTCCTTCTTTAACAGATGTAGTTAATACGGTTGAGCGTATTTGTATAGATGAATGTTCCTTATTTGGAGCAGAAATAGATTATCTTCGCCATACACAGAAATATATATATGACTTGGATCGTATTGTTGCTGAAAGCCCTCAAATGAAAAAGATTATTTCTCTTGTAAAAAAGATTTGTCCTTTTGACACAACTGTTTTAATAACAGGAGAAACAGGCACTGGTAAGGAAGTTATTGCTGGTGCTATTCATTTCAATAGTTCTAGGAGAAAAAGGGCTTTTATTAAAGTGAATTGTGCATCTTTACCAGAAACTCTTTTAGAAAGCGAATTATTTGGACATGAAAAAGGAGCATTTACTGGGGCTTATAAAAGGAGGATTGGTAGATTTGAACAGGCAAATGGTGGAACAATTTTTTTGGATGAAATAGGAGATATGAGTTTATCTATACAGGCAAAAATTCTGAGAGTGTTACAAGAAAAAGAATTTGAACGTTTAGGTGGGGATCAAGTAATAAAGGTGGATGTAAGAATATTAGCTGCTACTAATAAAGATTTAAAAAGCTTAATAGAAGAAGGGAAATTTAGAGAAGATTTATATTACAGAATTAATGTTGTTCATATTCATTTACCACCATTAAGAGAACGGAGAGAAGATATTTTGCCATTAGCTCATTTTTTCTTAAAAAGATTCAATTTTGAGTTAAATAAACAAATTAAAGGATTTTCTGAAAAGGCTAAAAAAATTATTTTAGATTATCATTGGCCAGGAAATGTGAGGGAATTAGAAAATGTTATAGAAAGGGCTGTATTAATGGCAGAAGGAAATATCATACATGCTGAAGATTTAGCGCTTGAATATGAACCTTTTCCTTCTCTTGTCAAAAAAGGAATTAAATTAAAAGAGGCAGAAAAAGAATTAATTATTCAAGCATTGGAAAAAACCAATTGGATTCAGAAAAAAGCAGCTGAATTATTAGGTATTAGTAAAAGGGCAATACATTATAAAATACATAAATATGGTATTACACATCCACGTTGGAAAAAGAGCAAGTCTCAATAA